A genomic region of Candidatus Dependentiae bacterium contains the following coding sequences:
- the glmU gene encoding bifunctional UDP-N-acetylglucosamine diphosphorylase/glucosamine-1-phosphate N-acetyltransferase GlmU, with protein sequence MKTLNTRAIVLAAGKSSRFKTNRSKLLYSVCGQPMILYTIKLLKNLGISTTVVVGYQADEIKKLIKDSAFKVDFISQKELLGTGNAVGITKKTWDKDNILVMNGDGPLLTEEIIEELLYSHNNSGAVVTFLSSHSMNPEGYGRVIRDGKHVSIIEERNLTDEQKFVTLINSGIYLFKKKFLQDNIDNIQLDSIKKEYYLTDLVKMASDQALKVKTIPVPYDNVRGVNTLEELWAVEQIKRSQIIKHWMTQGVRFELAQSIHIDWDVEIGIGSYIGTGVHIIRGTKIGSNCTINAFCIIDNCQIDDNSYIHSHTVVQDSKIGKNSHVGPFARLRNNVVIGNNVNIGNFVEIKNSEIADDSSAKHLTYLGDSTIGKNVNIGAGTITCNYDGVNKHRTEIKDGVFIGSNNTLVAPVVIEKDAYTAAGSTITKDVPKESLAIARARQENKVGYAKKLKNKNKKETESSVSSSVHKEKRSKLNFVGAVKPKSAQNL encoded by the coding sequence ATGAAAACACTTAATACCAGAGCCATAGTGCTTGCGGCAGGTAAATCTTCAAGATTTAAGACAAATAGAAGTAAGTTACTTTATTCAGTTTGTGGCCAGCCAATGATTCTGTACACGATAAAGTTATTAAAAAATTTAGGTATTTCTACAACAGTTGTTGTTGGTTATCAAGCTGATGAGATTAAAAAATTGATTAAAGATTCTGCGTTTAAAGTTGATTTTATTTCTCAAAAAGAGCTTTTAGGTACCGGAAATGCTGTAGGCATAACTAAAAAAACATGGGATAAAGACAATATATTGGTTATGAATGGTGATGGTCCATTGTTAACTGAAGAAATAATTGAAGAACTTCTTTATTCTCATAATAACAGCGGTGCAGTTGTAACATTTTTATCTTCACATTCTATGAACCCTGAAGGTTATGGCCGAGTTATTCGCGACGGAAAGCATGTATCTATAATTGAAGAGCGAAATCTTACGGATGAACAAAAATTTGTAACATTGATAAATAGCGGAATTTATTTATTTAAAAAGAAATTTTTACAAGACAATATAGATAATATTCAGTTGGATTCTATTAAAAAAGAATACTATCTTACGGATTTGGTAAAAATGGCAAGTGATCAAGCATTAAAAGTTAAAACCATTCCTGTGCCTTATGATAATGTTCGTGGTGTTAATACTTTAGAAGAGCTTTGGGCTGTAGAACAAATAAAAAGATCTCAAATAATAAAGCATTGGATGACCCAAGGTGTTCGTTTTGAGCTTGCACAAAGCATTCATATAGACTGGGATGTTGAAATTGGAATTGGATCTTATATTGGAACCGGAGTTCATATAATTAGGGGCACAAAAATAGGTTCTAATTGTACAATCAATGCTTTTTGCATAATAGATAACTGCCAGATTGATGATAATAGTTATATTCATTCACATACTGTTGTTCAAGATAGTAAAATTGGTAAAAACAGTCATGTTGGTCCATTTGCAAGACTTCGAAATAATGTTGTGATTGGTAATAATGTCAATATCGGAAATTTTGTAGAAATAAAAAACAGTGAAATTGCAGATGATTCAAGTGCAAAACATTTAACATACCTTGGCGATTCTACAATTGGTAAAAATGTAAATATTGGTGCCGGAACCATTACTTGTAATTATGATGGTGTGAATAAACATAGAACCGAGATAAAAGATGGTGTATTTATTGGAAGTAATAATACTTTAGTGGCTCCCGTTGTAATAGAAAAAGACGCATATACTGCTGCAGGTTCCACTATTACAAAAGATGTTCCCAAGGAAAGTTTGGCAATAGCAAGAGCCAGACAGGAAAATAAAGTTGGATATGCAAAAAAACTAAAAAACAAAAATAAAAAAGAAACTGAAAGTTCTGTTTCAAGTTCAGTTCATAAAGAAAAAAGATCTAAACTTAATTTTGTAGGAGCCGTGAAGCCTAAGAGCGCACAGAATTTATGA
- a CDS encoding DUF2608 domain-containing protein, with amino-acid sequence MKPNKIRISKYIFLKPILFILLLTTCGCNYFGLFNRIHKEIKTSDGIIISNTIKDVAKYADQNDLIVFDIDLTLLKENLKIDTNDNPINSSLYRLMSDYITDHYYNENIYQIIKSIKAKKPEYDNNEFIIKEFKEYLRPIVNEKMVLLWNLIEQNISYIPMEKNISDFINSLHEKNIKTMAFTAREWKVRKFTSNNLSDAGINLNKISIYDKTIEEAPVKNQYGYGYENNILYLIRGKNFTKATQKGSVIIKFFNKINYKPEKVIFIDNRLDNVQDVVSSLNQFGIKIIGIWYKFGGYEDFPKLKQQDFDFIEKYAGKNWWQIKINTKKAKYQILEKINKINS; translated from the coding sequence ATGAAGCCAAACAAAATAAGAATATCTAAATATATATTTCTAAAACCAATTTTATTTATACTACTTTTAACAACTTGCGGATGCAATTATTTTGGGCTATTTAACAGAATACATAAAGAGATTAAAACATCTGATGGCATAATTATATCCAATACAATAAAAGATGTAGCAAAATATGCGGATCAAAATGATTTAATTGTTTTTGATATAGACTTAACTCTTTTAAAAGAAAATTTAAAAATAGATACAAATGATAATCCAATAAATTCAAGTTTATATAGACTAATGAGCGATTATATAACTGATCACTATTATAACGAAAATATATATCAAATAATCAAAAGTATTAAAGCAAAAAAACCTGAATATGATAACAACGAATTTATAATAAAAGAATTTAAAGAATATTTACGTCCAATAGTTAATGAAAAAATGGTATTACTTTGGAATCTAATTGAACAAAATATAAGCTATATTCCAATGGAAAAAAATATTTCTGATTTTATAAACTCTCTTCACGAAAAAAATATCAAAACAATGGCTTTTACAGCAAGAGAGTGGAAAGTCAGAAAATTTACATCAAATAATTTAAGTGATGCCGGAATAAATTTAAATAAAATATCCATTTATGATAAAACAATAGAAGAAGCCCCGGTAAAAAATCAATACGGCTATGGGTATGAAAACAATATTTTATATTTAATTCGTGGTAAAAATTTTACAAAAGCAACTCAAAAGGGTTCTGTAATAATAAAATTTTTTAACAAAATTAATTATAAACCGGAAAAAGTAATATTTATTGATAATAGATTAGATAATGTACAAGATGTTGTAAGTTCATTAAATCAATTTGGCATTAAAATAATTGGTATTTGGTACAAATTTGGCGGATATGAAGATTTTCCAAAATTAAAACAGCAAGATTTTGATTTTATTGAAAAATATGCAGGAAAAAATTGGTGGCAAATTAAAATTAATACTAAAAAAGCTAAGTACCAAATTTTGGAAAA